One stretch of Xiphophorus maculatus strain JP 163 A chromosome 19, X_maculatus-5.0-male, whole genome shotgun sequence DNA includes these proteins:
- the six6 gene encoding homeobox protein SIX6, which translates to MFQLPILNFSPQQVAGVCETLEESGDIERLGRFLWSLPVAPAACEVLNKNESVLRARAVVAFHTGNFRELYHILENHKFTKESHTKLQALWLEAHYQEAEKLRGRPLGPVDKYRVRKKFPLPRTIWDGEQKTHCFKERTRHLLREWYLQDPYPNPSKKRELAQATGLTPTQVGNWFKNRRQRDRAAAAKNRLQQQVLSGGSVRSLADEDGTVDRLGNSSSPEASLSSKAAASAISITSSDSECDI; encoded by the exons ATGTTTCAGCTGCCCATCCTGAATTTCAGCCCCCAGCAGGTCGCCGGGGTCTGCGAGACTCTGGAGGAGAGCGGCGACATCGAGCGCCTCGGCCGCTTCCTCTGGTCGCTGCCCGTCGCGCCGGCGGCCTGCGAGGTCCTCAACAAGAACGAGTCGGTGCTGAGGGCCCGGGCCGTGGTCGCCTTCCACACCGGCAATTTCCGCGAACTCTACCACATCCTGGAGAACCACAAGTTCACCAAAGAGTCGCACACGAAGCTGCAGGCGCTGTGGCTGGAAGCGCACTACCAGGAGGCTGAGAAGCTGCGGGGCCGCCCGCTGGGGCCCGTGGACAAATACCGGGTCCGGAAGAAGTTCCCGCTGCCCAGAACCATCTGGGACGGAGAGCAGAAGACCCACTGCTTCAAGGAGAGAACCCGGCACTTGTTGAGAGAGTGGTACCTGCAGGATCCGTACCCGAACCCCAGTAAAAAGAGGGAGCTAGCACAGGCTACTGGACTCACACCCACACAGGTGGGAAACTGGTTTAAGAACCGGAGACAAAGAGACAGAGCGGCGGCTGCGAAGAACAG GCTACAGCAGCAGGTTCTCTCCGGCGGTTCGGTTCGCTCCTTGGCGGATGAGGACGGCACGGTGGACCGCCTGGGGAACTCCTCCAGCCCGGAGGCCAGCCTGTCCAGCAAGGCGGCCGCCTCGGCCATCTCCATCACCTCCAGCGACAGTGAATGTGACATCTGA